Sequence from the Candidatus Krumholzibacteriia bacterium genome:
TGGCCAGCTGGATACGCATTTCCCGCGATGGCAAGGTCACGATCGACTGGGCGCGAATGACTGCTTCGATCTCCTTGATCCGCCCCTGGTAGTGCGGCAGGATCGCTTCACCGACCAACTGCTTCTTCTTCAGTTCCCGGAGGACATCGCGGTAATCGTGCAGGTTCCAGCCTTTCTCCTTCGCCACCAGAGGCGCCAGTGTCTGCATCTGCACCTGGATCTCGGCGAAAGCAACCTGGCCTCGGCTCATCAGCTCGTCCACGGGCATGTCGACGCCCACCTGCTTCAAGCTGAAGGCATACAGCTCCGGCGGCTGCCGGAAATCCGTGCGCGAGCGCGGCAGGATTTCGGCGCGCACGAACTCGTCGTACGCGTTCACCTGCTTCACCAGCTCCTGATAGGACTTCTCGTAGCCGCCGACCGCGAACTTCCCGAACAACTCTTGGATGCCCTTCACGTAGGCGGGGCTGTTGGCGAGCTCCCTCTCCACTTCTTCCCGCACCGGTCCGAGGAGGCTGGGGTTCGCCAGTCGCTCGCGGCAGCGCGCTTCCGCGAGCTGGGCGATGGGCGTGGTGCCCTTTTCGGCGCCGGCGTAACGGCGCAGCCGCACCAGCGCCGCCTTCCGCCGCTCCGGTGGCACCTGGTCGTCGAGCAGGGCGCGCAATCCTTGGAAAACAGTGCTCGAGACGCTGAAGAAGGGAAGGGTGAGCCGCCGTGTGAGCTCCGTGCCCTCCATGTCCTCTTGCGCGGCCTTGATCAGGATTTCGAGGTCCTGTTTCACCGCCGGATCGCTCTCCGCCGCCAGCCGGGTCTGCAAGGTCGCCACGGCTTCCTTCAAGGCGGTCATCCGGCGCTCCTCGAAGTTGGGACCGAGATCGACGATCTGCTCGTCCAGACCGGAGGCACCGAAGAAACCAGCCATTTCAGGGTTGAAGCGGCCAAAGATGGCCATCAGCACCTGGGCGTTCTCGTTGCTCCGCGCCACCCACTCCGGCTGTGGCGCCGGGGCGGGCGCCGCCATGGTTTGGGCCGCACACAGACCGAGACCCAGCGCCAGGACGAAGGCGAAGCGGGGTGCTCGGGCGGTCTGCCACCGGGGACGAAGGATCCTGACTGAGAGCGGCATGCGGGAGCCTCCTGGGCTGGGGAGATGGCTGTCGTCCGCCCTGCCCAAGGTCGCTGACGGGGCACCGAGCGGCGGGCGATGCCGAAAAGACGGACGAGCAGCACCGTAGGTTCCAGCAAAACGGCGGTTTCCAGTGCCTTCGCACCCATGCCCGCCCGCGCAGGATACCGCACCTACAGATGCAGCCGATT
This genomic interval carries:
- a CDS encoding DUF885 domain-containing protein, whose protein sequence is MPLSVRILRPRWQTARAPRFAFVLALGLGLCAAQTMAAPAPAPQPEWVARSNENAQVLMAIFGRFNPEMAGFFGASGLDEQIVDLGPNFEERRMTALKEAVATLQTRLAAESDPAVKQDLEILIKAAQEDMEGTELTRRLTLPFFSVSSTVFQGLRALLDDQVPPERRKAALVRLRRYAGAEKGTTPIAQLAEARCRERLANPSLLGPVREEVERELANSPAYVKGIQELFGKFAVGGYEKSYQELVKQVNAYDEFVRAEILPRSRTDFRQPPELYAFSLKQVGVDMPVDELMSRGQVAFAEIQVQMQTLAPLVAKEKGWNLHDYRDVLRELKKKQLVGEAILPHYQGRIKEIEAVIRAQSIVTLPSREMRIQLASEAESAAIPAPNMRPPRLIGNTGELGTFVLPLRIPDKTGAGKLSFDDFTYEAASWTLTAHEGRPGHELQFASVIEKGVSLARALFAFNSVNVEGWGLYAESELQPYEPVEGQLVTMQNRLMRAARAYLDPGLQTGQITKEQATRVLRQDVCLSEAMAQQEVQRYTFLAPGQAPSYFVGYNRLLETRAVAERALGDRFDRKAFNDFVLAQGLLPPALLRRAVMEEFVPSRTAMK